A window of the Euzebya pacifica genome harbors these coding sequences:
- the uppS gene encoding polyprenyl diphosphate synthase has protein sequence MTNGTNEQPVHDIEAMRQRGVPDHVGVIMDGNGRWAKQRDLPRTDGHTRGEEALFDAVEGALEVGLEWMTVYAFSTENWKRPPSEVAFIMWFNRDLLLRRADELDAREVRVRFIGRQKRPIPKSLLKIMDETERRTAHHRRLTLQIAFNYGGRAELVDAARALAEDVKAGRLQPGRVNEKSISSRLYSPDAPDVDLLVRTSGERRLSNFMLWEAAYAELVFDDVLWPDFRRTHLFDAIEEFQKRTRRFGAV, from the coding sequence ATGACGAACGGCACGAACGAGCAGCCCGTCCACGACATCGAGGCGATGCGACAGCGTGGCGTCCCCGACCACGTCGGCGTGATCATGGACGGCAACGGCCGGTGGGCGAAGCAGCGCGACCTGCCCCGGACCGACGGGCACACCCGCGGCGAGGAGGCGTTGTTCGACGCCGTCGAGGGTGCCCTCGAGGTGGGGCTGGAGTGGATGACGGTCTACGCGTTCTCCACCGAGAACTGGAAGCGTCCGCCCAGCGAGGTCGCCTTCATCATGTGGTTCAACCGTGACCTGCTGCTGCGACGGGCCGACGAGCTCGACGCCCGAGAGGTCCGGGTGCGCTTCATCGGACGGCAGAAACGGCCGATCCCCAAGTCCCTGCTGAAGATCATGGACGAGACCGAACGGCGCACCGCCCACCACCGCCGCCTGACCCTCCAGATCGCGTTCAACTACGGCGGCCGAGCCGAGCTCGTCGACGCTGCTCGGGCCCTGGCCGAGGACGTGAAGGCCGGCCGCCTGCAGCCGGGCCGGGTCAACGAGAAGTCCATCAGCAGCCGGCTCTACAGCCCCGATGCGCCCGACGTCGACCTCCTGGTGCGCACCTCGGGGGAACGACGCCTGTCCAACTTCATGCTGTGGGAAGCGGCGTATGCCGAGCTGGTCTTCGATGACGTGCTGTGGCCCGACTTCCGGCGCACCCACCTCTTCGACGCCATCGAGGAGTTCCAGAAGCGGACCCGGCGGTTCGGGGCCGTCTGA
- the recO gene encoding DNA repair protein RecO — protein sequence MAHYLVDGIVLRSYKLGETDRILHILSPNLGLVRGVAKGVRKPGSRFGGRLEPYGHVSVQMYEGRSLDTVTQVELITPNVGVREDWVASACAATMAEACDKLAQQGERATGMFLLLKDSLSVLAAGPNRPAAVLDAFLLRLAALEGFRPSLDTCITCGSTTDIAAFHVGGGVLCSRDTPADLQRISHEALAALTLLAEGDWTTIAQDDAPLPRSVASLVRAYLSHHLATTLKAWESVPR from the coding sequence GTGGCCCACTACCTCGTCGACGGCATCGTCCTGCGCAGCTACAAGCTGGGCGAGACCGACCGGATCCTGCACATCCTGAGCCCCAACCTCGGCCTGGTCCGTGGTGTCGCGAAGGGGGTCCGCAAGCCGGGATCGCGGTTCGGGGGACGGTTGGAGCCCTACGGCCACGTCAGCGTGCAGATGTACGAGGGTCGGTCCCTCGACACCGTCACCCAGGTCGAGCTCATCACCCCCAACGTCGGCGTCCGGGAGGACTGGGTGGCGTCGGCCTGCGCGGCCACGATGGCCGAGGCGTGCGACAAGCTCGCCCAGCAGGGCGAGCGCGCCACCGGCATGTTCCTGCTCCTGAAGGACTCGCTGTCGGTCCTCGCGGCAGGTCCCAACCGACCGGCGGCCGTGCTGGACGCCTTCCTGCTCCGCCTCGCCGCGCTGGAGGGCTTCCGCCCCTCGCTGGACACCTGCATCACCTGCGGGTCGACGACCGACATCGCCGCCTTCCATGTCGGCGGCGGCGTGCTGTGCAGCAGGGACACCCCCGCGGACCTGCAGCGCATCTCCCACGAGGCACTGGCTGCCCTGACCCTCCTTGCCGAGGGCGACTGGACCACCATCGCCCAGGACGACGCCCCGCTGCCGCGCAGCGTCGCCTCGCTGGTCCGCGCCTACCTGTCCCACCACCTCGCCACCACCCTGAAGGCATGGGAGTCCGTCCCCCGATGA
- a CDS encoding ABC transporter permease produces the protein MSAVPTTVPTASVPRRGVVAAVIDAWVMFGRNLRRYQRQPQIAVFVLVQPIMFVLLFRYVFGGSIPTPGLDYVQYLMPGIIVQSVTFSTIGTAIGIAEDLKGGMLDRFRSLPMSRSAVLSGRILADVLVSVVSLVVMLAVAYLVGFRITTGPLQALGALLLIVAFSLAFAWIAAYIGLALKEPEAVQGAGFVWMFPLAFASSVFVLPATMPGWLQGFATHNPLSRLANAARSLTIGGYPCGPSLEQTTLCTGVADQALLVLAWTAAIAAVFLPLAARMWKRLD, from the coding sequence GTGAGCGCCGTCCCCACCACCGTGCCCACCGCGTCGGTGCCCCGCCGGGGCGTCGTCGCCGCCGTCATCGACGCCTGGGTCATGTTCGGACGGAACCTGCGCCGCTACCAGCGACAGCCGCAGATCGCCGTCTTCGTCCTGGTCCAGCCGATCATGTTCGTGCTGCTGTTCCGCTACGTCTTCGGCGGGTCGATCCCGACGCCGGGGCTGGACTACGTGCAGTACCTGATGCCGGGGATCATCGTGCAGTCGGTCACCTTCTCCACGATCGGGACGGCCATCGGGATCGCCGAGGACCTGAAGGGCGGCATGCTCGACCGCTTCAGGTCGCTGCCGATGTCGCGCTCGGCGGTGCTGAGCGGCAGGATCCTCGCCGACGTCCTCGTCAGCGTCGTGTCCCTGGTCGTCATGCTCGCGGTCGCCTACCTGGTGGGCTTTCGCATCACGACCGGCCCGCTGCAGGCCCTCGGTGCCCTCCTGCTGATCGTGGCGTTCTCGCTGGCGTTCGCGTGGATCGCGGCCTACATCGGCCTGGCCCTGAAGGAGCCCGAGGCGGTCCAGGGCGCGGGGTTCGTGTGGATGTTCCCCCTCGCCTTCGCGTCGAGCGTCTTCGTGCTGCCCGCGACCATGCCCGGGTGGTTGCAGGGCTTCGCCACGCACAACCCGTTGTCACGGCTGGCCAACGCCGCCCGCTCGCTCACCATCGGCGGGTACCCCTGCGGCCCGAGCCTGGAGCAGACGACCCTGTGCACCGGGGTGGCCGACCAGGCGCTGCTCGTGCTGGCATGGACCGCGGCGATCGCGGCGGTCTTCCTCCCGCTGGCGGCCCGGATGTGGAAGCGGCTGGACTGA
- a CDS encoding ATP-binding cassette domain-containing protein codes for MTGDLAVDARGLVKAYDKTRALDGLDLSVRRGTVLGLLGPNGAGKTTAVRILATLQPADEGTATVSGFDVATQPHEVRTRIALTGQYAAVDQYLTGHENLVMIGRLTGLTRRDAHIRADQLMTRFGLADAAGRPSKTYSGGMRRRLDLAASLVARPDVLFLDEPTTGLDPASRRSLWSVIREIVEDGSTLLLTTQYLEEADALADEILVIDHGRELARGTARELKERVGGERIEFTVVDHSRTGEAAALVQRFAAGDAVVDPARGTVGFPVDGGDAHLGDTVRALESAAISVADLSLRGASLDDVFLSLTGRTAEGSTEQLQEAQ; via the coding sequence ATGACCGGGGACCTGGCCGTCGACGCCCGAGGGCTCGTCAAGGCCTACGACAAGACGCGGGCCCTCGATGGGCTCGACCTCTCCGTTCGACGCGGAACCGTCCTGGGCCTGCTCGGCCCCAACGGGGCCGGCAAGACCACGGCGGTACGCATCCTGGCGACCCTGCAGCCCGCTGACGAGGGCACGGCCACGGTCTCGGGCTTCGACGTGGCCACCCAGCCGCACGAGGTCCGCACCCGGATCGCCCTGACCGGCCAGTACGCCGCGGTGGACCAGTACCTGACCGGCCACGAGAACCTGGTGATGATCGGCCGGCTGACAGGGCTGACCCGCCGGGACGCCCACATCCGGGCCGATCAGCTGATGACCCGGTTCGGGTTGGCCGACGCGGCTGGACGGCCCAGCAAGACCTACTCGGGCGGGATGCGGCGACGACTGGACCTCGCCGCGTCGTTGGTAGCCCGACCCGACGTGTTGTTCCTGGACGAGCCCACCACCGGCCTGGACCCGGCCTCGCGGCGGTCGTTGTGGTCGGTCATCCGCGAGATCGTCGAGGACGGATCGACCCTGCTGCTGACGACGCAGTACCTGGAGGAGGCCGACGCCCTCGCCGACGAGATCCTGGTCATCGACCACGGACGCGAGCTGGCGCGTGGCACCGCCCGAGAGCTCAAGGAGCGTGTGGGCGGAGAACGGATCGAGTTCACCGTGGTGGACCACTCCCGCACCGGCGAAGCCGCCGCCCTGGTCCAGCGATTCGCGGCGGGAGACGCCGTCGTCGATCCCGCCCGCGGGACCGTCGGCTTCCCGGTCGACGGTGGTGATGCACACCTCGGCGACACGGTTCGCGCGCTGGAGTCAGCCGCCATCTCCGTGGCGGACCTGTCACTCCGGGGCGCCTCGCTCGACGACGTCTTCCTCTCCCTCACCGGTCGAACGGCCGAGGGGTCCACCGAGCAGCTGCAGGAGGCCCAGTGA
- a CDS encoding MarR family winged helix-turn-helix transcriptional regulator: MQRQAEVLGEHVDEAEALARAAWLGMYQLFRSKEMRVAAAESAAALELTEQQHFALLALPLDDERGLTMRELAELCHTTPSYMTSMIDVLEARGFVGRHPDPEDRRVTRVRLTIDGKGAVYRAHFRLGTPPSGLRDLSLEELRTLSNLMARAAEGYPWP, from the coding sequence GTGCAACGGCAGGCAGAGGTGCTCGGCGAACACGTCGATGAGGCCGAGGCCCTCGCGCGGGCGGCGTGGCTGGGGATGTACCAGCTCTTCCGCAGCAAGGAGATGCGGGTGGCTGCGGCGGAGTCCGCCGCCGCGCTGGAGCTGACCGAACAGCAGCACTTCGCGCTGCTGGCGCTCCCCCTCGACGACGAGCGTGGCCTGACGATGCGTGAGCTGGCGGAGCTGTGCCACACCACGCCGTCCTACATGACCTCGATGATCGACGTGCTCGAGGCGAGGGGCTTCGTGGGCCGCCACCCCGACCCGGAGGACCGTCGGGTCACGCGCGTCCGGCTCACCATCGACGGGAAGGGCGCGGTCTACCGCGCCCACTTCCGCCTGGGGACCCCGCCGTCGGGCCTGCGCGACCTGTCGCTGGAGGAGCTGCGCACCCTCAGCAACCTGATGGCCCGCGCGGCCGAGGGCTACCCCTGGCCCTGA
- the era gene encoding GTPase Era, producing the protein MSTSVTASGVCAIVGRPNVGKSTLLNAIIGEKVAITTRIPQTTRHAIRGILTREDVQIVFVDTPGVHKPKTLLGSRLNDIAQASLSGVDVAVLVVDGAKGIGTGDAFMAELVSGLGVPIIGVLNKVDRIGKDAQLPAIAALADLADFDEIVPVSARRGEQVEVLTDLIAARMPEGPALYPVEMVTDSEEAQRISEIVREKAMVVMREEVPHSIAVTVEEMGPGRSENVTAIFASIYVERDSQKGMVIGRQGAVLAQIGTDARPELEALLGTKVYLDLRVKISKEWQRDPKKLDKLGY; encoded by the coding sequence GTGAGCACCTCCGTCACCGCATCAGGCGTCTGCGCCATCGTCGGTCGTCCCAACGTCGGCAAGTCGACCCTCCTCAACGCCATCATCGGTGAGAAGGTCGCCATCACGACGCGGATTCCCCAGACCACCCGCCATGCCATCCGCGGCATCCTGACCCGCGAGGACGTCCAGATCGTCTTCGTGGACACGCCGGGGGTGCACAAGCCGAAGACCCTGCTGGGCAGCCGGCTCAACGACATCGCCCAGGCGTCGCTGTCCGGTGTGGACGTCGCCGTGCTGGTCGTCGACGGCGCCAAGGGCATCGGAACGGGGGATGCCTTCATGGCCGAGCTCGTGAGCGGGCTGGGCGTGCCGATCATCGGTGTGCTCAACAAGGTCGACCGGATCGGCAAGGACGCCCAGCTGCCGGCCATCGCCGCCCTGGCGGATCTGGCCGACTTCGACGAGATCGTGCCCGTCAGCGCCCGCCGAGGTGAGCAGGTCGAGGTGCTGACCGACCTGATCGCCGCACGCATGCCCGAGGGACCGGCGCTGTACCCGGTGGAGATGGTCACCGACTCCGAGGAAGCACAGCGCATCTCGGAGATCGTGCGCGAGAAGGCCATGGTCGTCATGCGCGAGGAGGTGCCCCACTCCATCGCGGTCACCGTCGAGGAGATGGGACCCGGCCGGTCGGAGAACGTGACGGCGATCTTCGCCTCCATCTACGTCGAGCGCGACTCCCAGAAGGGCATGGTCATCGGCCGCCAGGGCGCGGTCCTCGCCCAGATCGGCACCGACGCCCGCCCCGAGCTCGAGGCGCTGCTCGGCACCAAGGTCTACCTGGACCTCCGCGTCAAGATCTCCAAGGAATGGCAGCGGGACCCCAAGAAGCTCGACAAGCTGGGCTACTGA
- a CDS encoding LuxR C-terminal-related transcriptional regulator, protein MTDTPVAIRRQLEECVGRMDGIALVDQRATTSPGGADLVILDVDARDEQLSRLRALSRTTRVVALVDPHAPGVVVRAVHAGAVGCLARGRVDADELVRAVHEVVAGGSWVSPSVAPTLLELIRTGVPDTVEPARPDSMTDREAEILSLIARGMSNTAIAGLLVISEKTVKNHINRAYAKLGVESREQAIATWTGAVPDEVAVAA, encoded by the coding sequence GTGACGGACACGCCTGTGGCCATCCGGCGCCAGCTCGAGGAGTGCGTCGGCCGCATGGACGGCATCGCCCTCGTCGACCAGCGGGCCACCACGTCCCCCGGTGGCGCCGACCTCGTGATCCTCGACGTGGATGCCCGGGACGAGCAGCTGTCGCGACTGCGGGCGCTGTCACGGACGACGAGGGTCGTGGCACTGGTCGACCCGCACGCCCCGGGGGTGGTGGTCAGGGCCGTGCACGCCGGGGCGGTGGGGTGCCTCGCCCGCGGACGCGTCGATGCCGACGAGCTGGTCCGGGCCGTCCACGAGGTCGTGGCCGGCGGCTCGTGGGTGTCGCCGAGCGTCGCACCGACCCTGCTGGAGCTCATCAGGACCGGCGTGCCCGACACCGTCGAACCCGCCCGGCCCGACAGCATGACCGACCGCGAGGCCGAGATCCTGTCGTTGATCGCCCGCGGCATGTCCAACACCGCCATCGCCGGGCTGCTCGTGATCTCGGAGAAGACCGTCAAGAACCACATCAACCGGGCCTACGCCAAGCTCGGCGTGGAGTCCCGCGAGCAGGCCATCGCCACCTGGACGGGGGCGGTGCCCGACGAGGTGGCCGTGGCTGCCTGA
- a CDS encoding MinD/ParA family ATP-binding protein, giving the protein MADPTPPDDDESSGLLWADAYADATTGLPAPQGPTSAPIDRPTSPLDEDAVVVPRSAPTPGGVRGLLQRFRGPDPEPGPDRWQFAVDRCRQPAPGGRRVAVLSRKGGVGKTTTTLMIGHTLAAVRRDRVLAVDGNPDAGTLGHRVPRQTAATVVDALAAIGTVGGYPDARQLTSQAPSRLEVLASPENPHSSRSLSGEDYQQVLDEMHRHFSVVLCDTGTGIIDDAHSGILDAVDQIVLVSGTALDTARAAGLTLDWLEGHGRAALVRDAVVVVNHVAEASRVDLDAIESHFRGRTRALHHVPHDRHLEAGAVTDPDLLRPDTQAAWLDVAASVADGFALPSPRDQMKDPS; this is encoded by the coding sequence ATGGCCGACCCCACACCCCCTGATGACGACGAGTCGTCGGGGCTGCTGTGGGCGGACGCCTACGCCGACGCCACGACGGGCCTGCCAGCGCCGCAGGGCCCCACGTCCGCCCCGATCGACCGCCCGACCTCGCCGCTGGACGAGGACGCCGTGGTCGTGCCCCGCAGCGCGCCGACCCCTGGCGGGGTCCGTGGCCTGCTGCAGCGGTTCCGCGGTCCGGACCCCGAACCGGGTCCCGACCGCTGGCAGTTCGCCGTCGACCGTTGCCGCCAGCCTGCTCCCGGTGGTCGACGCGTCGCCGTGCTCTCCCGCAAGGGCGGGGTCGGCAAGACCACGACGACCCTGATGATCGGTCACACCCTTGCCGCGGTGCGTCGGGACCGCGTGCTGGCCGTCGACGGCAACCCCGACGCCGGCACGCTCGGCCACCGGGTCCCGCGCCAGACCGCTGCCACGGTGGTCGACGCGCTGGCGGCCATCGGCACCGTCGGCGGGTACCCCGATGCGCGGCAGCTGACCTCGCAGGCGCCCAGCCGGCTGGAGGTGCTGGCCTCGCCCGAGAACCCCCACTCCTCCCGTTCGCTGTCGGGCGAGGACTACCAGCAGGTGCTCGACGAGATGCACCGCCACTTCTCCGTGGTCCTGTGCGACACCGGGACCGGCATCATCGACGACGCCCACAGCGGCATCCTCGACGCCGTCGACCAGATCGTGCTGGTGTCTGGAACGGCGCTGGACACCGCACGTGCGGCCGGGCTGACCCTCGACTGGCTGGAGGGGCACGGCCGCGCCGCGCTGGTGCGTGACGCCGTCGTGGTCGTGAACCATGTCGCCGAGGCCAGCCGGGTGGACCTCGACGCGATCGAGTCCCACTTCCGCGGCCGGACCAGGGCGCTGCACCACGTGCCGCACGATCGACACCTCGAAGCCGGTGCCGTCACCGACCCCGACCTGCTGCGGCCCGACACCCAGGCCGCGTGGCTCGACGTCGCCGCATCCGTCGCCGACGGCTTCGCGTTGCCCTCGCCCCGTGACCAGATGAAGGACCCGTCGTGA
- a CDS encoding AAA family ATPase, with translation MTESGPLADPVTVATTTIDLVVDPTPAPTHITTTDSPTASDDRPEATPAAADDRPGPRGQAADPFSLTEEELDGDRTFAFDGDAWVDEPTPVPATGWRRRVWAVTGGRINPGPTPEEQRLRERMEAIRRPFGGARTLAVVSTKGGVGKTTTTLNLGHTLASIRGDRVVALDANPDAGSLGHRVRREHGATSVDLLAEADHIFGYGDVRHFTSQAESLLEVVASDDDPLSARRMGRPEYERLLNVLRVHYNLVLADCGTGILDAATRGVVQRSDQLVVVTGPSVDSARAVSYLLAWLREHGQAELVERAVVVVNGVRQDGSPVDIDSLVDHFAAQVRAVRTVPWDEELANGAVVELDWLAPATRQAYVQLAAVVVDGLGDELAGEGGTGR, from the coding sequence GTGACCGAGTCAGGACCCCTGGCGGATCCTGTCACGGTGGCGACCACGACGATCGACCTCGTCGTCGACCCCACGCCTGCACCGACGCACATCACCACGACGGACTCGCCGACCGCGTCCGATGATCGACCCGAGGCGACCCCGGCCGCTGCGGATGACCGTCCCGGCCCTCGAGGCCAGGCAGCGGACCCGTTCTCGCTGACGGAAGAAGAGCTCGACGGGGACCGCACGTTCGCCTTCGACGGCGATGCGTGGGTCGACGAGCCCACCCCCGTCCCGGCGACGGGCTGGCGCCGACGGGTGTGGGCCGTGACGGGTGGCCGCATCAACCCGGGCCCCACCCCGGAGGAACAGCGGCTGCGCGAGCGGATGGAGGCGATCCGACGTCCGTTCGGCGGGGCACGCACCCTGGCCGTCGTGTCGACCAAGGGCGGCGTCGGCAAGACCACCACCACGTTGAACCTGGGCCACACGCTGGCCAGCATCCGTGGCGACCGGGTCGTGGCGCTGGACGCCAACCCCGACGCGGGCTCCCTGGGACATCGGGTCAGACGTGAACACGGCGCGACGTCGGTCGACCTGTTGGCCGAGGCCGATCACATCTTCGGCTACGGCGACGTTCGTCACTTCACCTCGCAGGCCGAGAGCCTGCTCGAGGTCGTTGCCAGCGACGACGACCCCCTGTCGGCACGACGGATGGGCCGTCCGGAGTACGAGCGGCTGCTGAACGTGCTGCGCGTCCACTACAACCTCGTCCTGGCCGACTGCGGGACGGGGATCCTGGACGCGGCCACCCGAGGGGTGGTCCAGCGCAGCGACCAGCTGGTGGTGGTCACCGGTCCCAGCGTCGACTCCGCGCGAGCGGTCTCCTACCTGCTGGCCTGGCTGCGCGAACACGGGCAGGCCGAGCTGGTCGAGCGGGCCGTGGTGGTCGTCAACGGCGTACGGCAGGACGGCTCACCGGTCGACATCGACTCGTTGGTCGACCATTTCGCCGCCCAGGTGCGTGCGGTGCGGACGGTCCCCTGGGACGAGGAGCTCGCGAACGGGGCGGTGGTCGAGCTGGACTGGCTGGCGCCCGCAACACGACAGGCGTACGTGCAGCTGGCAGCTGTGGTTGTTGATGGACTGGGCGACGAGCTCGCCGGGGAAGGCGGTACTGGACGATGA
- a CDS encoding conjugal transfer protein — MLLGVGVLVLGLLAMVVIGGQADDTPPAEGVAATAAADGPSSRDDATDSTADGAPEVADPDPVEGDQLPDANTAADTGGTDAEPSAGSGSGEVGTIDPELQGAAGFAVQFANSYLNYDEAQPDVRARELAAYLAPGLDAQLGWSGTGRQLAALVIALRAEPTEDGAVVVTVAAQVTGTDAPRWVHLAVPLRQDDRARWAVTAPPAFVPRPSPGNPTVPATPASDDELGAQLTDAVTQAFVAFGTSATVDLPGITAEDARIRGLDGQFAFVRLAELVVHDGDDTARTATARVVWRNDIAGGEIEQTYRLDLTAAGNAWLIGAITIG; from the coding sequence GTGCTGCTCGGTGTCGGCGTCCTGGTGCTCGGGCTCCTGGCCATGGTGGTCATCGGTGGGCAGGCTGACGACACCCCCCCAGCGGAGGGCGTTGCCGCCACCGCCGCTGCCGATGGGCCGTCGTCGAGGGACGACGCCACCGACAGCACCGCCGATGGTGCACCCGAGGTCGCTGACCCGGATCCGGTCGAGGGCGATCAGCTGCCCGACGCGAATACCGCTGCGGACACCGGCGGAACCGACGCCGAGCCGTCGGCCGGCTCCGGCTCAGGCGAGGTCGGCACGATCGACCCGGAGCTCCAGGGTGCCGCCGGTTTCGCGGTCCAGTTCGCCAACAGCTACCTGAACTACGACGAGGCGCAGCCCGACGTCCGCGCGCGTGAGCTCGCCGCCTACCTCGCGCCCGGGCTGGACGCCCAGCTGGGGTGGTCCGGTACCGGACGACAGCTGGCCGCCCTGGTCATCGCCCTGCGCGCCGAACCAACCGAGGACGGGGCCGTCGTCGTCACCGTGGCCGCGCAGGTGACCGGGACCGACGCCCCCCGCTGGGTGCACCTGGCCGTGCCGTTGCGACAGGACGACCGTGCCCGTTGGGCCGTCACGGCGCCGCCGGCGTTCGTGCCCCGCCCCTCCCCCGGGAACCCGACGGTCCCCGCGACACCGGCATCCGACGACGAGCTCGGCGCGCAGCTGACCGACGCCGTCACCCAGGCCTTCGTGGCGTTCGGCACCTCTGCCACCGTGGACCTGCCCGGCATCACCGCCGAGGATGCCCGTATCCGCGGTCTCGACGGGCAGTTCGCCTTCGTCCGCCTCGCCGAGCTCGTCGTGCACGACGGCGACGACACCGCCCGCACCGCCACCGCACGGGTGGTCTGGCGCAACGACATCGCCGGCGGCGAGATCGAGCAGACCTACCGGCTGGACCTGACGGCCGCGGGCAACGCGTGGCTGATCGGCGCCATCACGATCGGCTGA
- a CDS encoding hydantoinase/oxoprolinase family protein, producing the protein MPQQSPPPSPTAPLVAGVDVGGTFTDAVVLTADGPRLAKVPTTPSDQGEGLVAAVEAAGQRPTVDLQALAHGTTTATNAVLERTLDRAVLLVTEGFADVLTIARQNRPSLYDLSAVRPAPTIPRDMVVPVPERITVDGEVLTPLTEAAIEAVVARTVALQPDAVAICLLFGWADPSHEHRLATAVAAALPDVHITVSADLVGSIREYERASTCALNAAVGPTMGRYLQRLSDRLPDTDVTVMTSGGGTADLDRMVAEPVHTLLSGPAGGVVAAAAAARSAGFDDAIAFDMGGTSTDVCLIRGGEPVVSLAGTIDGLPIGTSTIGIHTVGAGGGSIAALDAGGALRVGPRSAGSDPGPACYGRGGTQPTVTDAHAVLGHLDSLAGGTMTADVAAAERAIARIEGVTATGILDVVRAAMARALRRVSTEAGVDPDSLALVAYGGAGPLHASALARMLGCRATVLAPAPGVLSAVGLLTAPQRREWSRTVMVPPERLRDTLELLPLDESVTGSIPDAAATVRTVADLRYVGQAHELRIDVDPDAGEDLGTLAAFHRRHEQVYGYALHDADVVVVTVRRISQRPALHTEAVTGWDLGPSTPTTTRTADLGDGPEAVSVVARGSLRPGDTVSGSAILVQPDSTGLLLHGDVGTVDDHLNLVIRHG; encoded by the coding sequence ATGCCCCAGCAGTCCCCTCCCCCCTCACCGACCGCACCGCTCGTGGCGGGCGTCGACGTCGGTGGCACCTTCACCGACGCCGTCGTGCTGACCGCCGACGGACCACGCCTGGCAAAGGTCCCGACCACCCCCAGCGACCAGGGCGAGGGGCTGGTCGCCGCCGTGGAGGCCGCCGGGCAACGACCGACCGTCGACCTGCAGGCGCTGGCCCACGGCACGACGACCGCGACCAACGCCGTGCTCGAGCGGACCCTCGACCGGGCCGTCCTGCTCGTGACCGAGGGGTTCGCCGACGTCCTCACCATCGCCCGACAGAACCGCCCTTCCCTGTACGACCTGTCGGCGGTCCGGCCCGCTCCCACGATCCCCCGGGACATGGTGGTGCCCGTGCCGGAGCGGATCACCGTCGACGGTGAGGTGCTGACACCCCTCACCGAGGCGGCCATCGAGGCGGTCGTGGCCCGGACCGTCGCGCTGCAACCCGACGCGGTGGCGATCTGCCTGCTGTTCGGCTGGGCCGATCCGTCGCACGAACACCGCCTCGCCACCGCCGTGGCTGCCGCGCTCCCCGACGTCCACATCACCGTGTCCGCCGACCTCGTCGGGTCGATCAGGGAGTACGAACGGGCAAGCACCTGTGCCCTCAACGCCGCTGTCGGTCCCACCATGGGCCGCTACCTGCAACGGTTGTCCGACCGGCTGCCCGACACCGACGTCACCGTCATGACCTCCGGCGGCGGGACCGCTGACCTGGACCGCATGGTCGCCGAACCCGTCCACACCCTGCTGTCGGGCCCCGCCGGTGGCGTCGTCGCCGCCGCCGCGGCCGCCCGATCCGCGGGGTTCGACGATGCGATCGCCTTCGACATGGGTGGGACGTCCACCGATGTGTGCCTGATCCGCGGCGGGGAACCGGTCGTCAGCCTCGCCGGCACGATCGACGGGTTGCCCATCGGCACCTCGACGATCGGGATCCACACGGTCGGTGCCGGCGGCGGCTCCATCGCCGCGCTCGACGCCGGCGGGGCCCTGCGGGTCGGCCCCCGCAGCGCCGGGTCCGACCCGGGTCCGGCCTGCTACGGACGCGGCGGCACCCAGCCGACCGTCACCGACGCCCATGCCGTCCTCGGCCACCTCGACAGCCTCGCTGGCGGCACCATGACCGCCGACGTCGCGGCAGCCGAGCGGGCCATCGCACGGATCGAGGGGGTCACCGCCACCGGCATCCTCGACGTCGTCCGCGCCGCCATGGCCCGGGCCCTGCGGCGGGTGTCGACCGAAGCGGGCGTCGATCCCGACAGCCTTGCCCTCGTGGCCTACGGCGGCGCCGGTCCGCTGCACGCCTCGGCCCTGGCCCGGATGCTCGGCTGCCGCGCAACGGTGCTGGCGCCCGCACCCGGTGTGCTGTCCGCGGTCGGCCTGCTGACCGCACCGCAACGGCGCGAGTGGTCCCGGACGGTGATGGTCCCGCCGGAGCGGCTGCGCGACACCCTCGAGTTGCTGCCGCTGGACGAATCCGTGACCGGTTCCATCCCCGATGCCGCAGCCACCGTCCGTACGGTCGCGGACCTGCGCTACGTCGGACAGGCCCACGAGCTGCGCATCGACGTCGACCCGGACGCCGGCGAGGACCTCGGCACCCTGGCGGCGTTCCACCGTCGCCACGAGCAGGTCTACGGCTATGCGCTGCACGACGCCGACGTCGTCGTGGTCACCGTCCGGCGGATCAGCCAGCGGCCCGCCCTGCACACCGAAGCGGTGACCGGCTGGGACCTGGGCCCGAGCACGCCGACGACGACCCGGACCGCGGACCTCGGCGACGGCCCCGAGGCGGTCTCCGTCGTCGCCCGTGGCAGCCTGCGTCCGGGCGACACGGTGAGCGGGTCGGCGATCCTCGTCCAGCCCGACTCGACCGGGCTGCTGCTCCACGGCGACGTCGGCACGGTCGACGACCACCTCAACCTGGTGATCCGCCATGGCTGA